TCAGAAGCTTCTCGGGGTTGGTCTCCCCGCCGGCCTCCGGCCGGGAGGCGCCCCCGTGTGCGGCAGCCACGGTCATCACTCCCCCTCCTCTGCTGCGGGTCCGGCAGGGTGCTGGTCGTCGGACGCCGACGTTTGCTGCGGCGCGTCATGGGAGCTGGGGTGCCCCGCGGGCGGCTCCTCGGCGGGGTGGCCGGACGGGGGTTCGCCGCCGGTCGCGTCGGTGGTCTCGGCGGTGCGCGGCGCGATGACATGGTCGGTACCGCGGCCGGGGACGGCCTCGCCCTTGGCGAGCCGCAGCCCGATCAGCGAGGCGGGGCCCGCTCCGCCGGTGGCCTCGACGGCGCCCGGCCGCTCGTCCGGGAAGCCGGCGAGCATCCGGGCGGTGTCCTTGAAGGTGCACAGCGGCGCGCCGCGGGTGGGCGCAACGCTCCGGCCGGCCCGCAGGTCGTCGACCAGCTGCCGGGCGGACTGCGGGGTCTGGTTGTCGAAGAACTCCCAGTTGACCATCACGACCGGGGCGAAGTCGCAGGCCGCGTTGCACTCGATGTGTTCGAGGGTGACGGCGCCGTCCTCGGTGGTCTCGCCGTTGCCGACGGCCAGGTACTCCTTCAGGTCCTCGAAGATGGCGTCGCCGCCCATCACCGCACACAGCGTGTTGGTGCAGACCCCGACCTGGTAGTCACCGCCCGCCTTGCGGCGGTACATGGAGTAGAAGGTCGAGACCGCGGTGACCTCGGCGGTGGTGAGGTCGAGCATCTCGGCGCAGAAGCGGATCCCGGTGCGGGTGACATGCCCTTCCTCGGCCTGGACGAGGTGCAGCAGCGGCAGCAGCGCCGAGCGCGCGCCGGGGTAGCGGGCGATCACCTCCTTGGCGTCCGCCTCCAGCCGGGCCCGTACGTCCACCGGGTAGTCGGGGGCGGGGAGTGCGGGCATCCCCAGCTGCACGTCATGGTTTGCCTCAGTGGCGCTCACCGGTCGACGCCTCCCATCACGGGGTCGATGGACGCGACGGCGACGATGACGTCGGCGACCTGGCCGCCTTCGCACATCGCCGCCATGGCCTGGAGATTGGTGAAGGACGGGTCGCGGAAGTGCACCCGGTAGGGGCGGGTGCCGCCGTCGCTGACCGCATGCACGCCCAGCTCGCCCTTGGGTGACTCGACGGCCGCGTACGTCTGCCCCGGCGGGACCCGGAAGCCCTCGGTCACCAGCTTGAAGTGGTGGATCAGGGCCTCCATCGAGGTACCCATGATCTTCTTGATGTGGTCGAGGGAGTTGCCCAGGCCGTCCGGCCCGAGGGCCAGCTGGGCGGGCCAGGCGATCTTCTTGTCCGCGACCATCACCGGGCCGGGCTCCAGCCGGTCCAGGCACTGCTCGACGATCCGCAGCGACTGGCGCATCTCCTCCAGCCGGATCAGGAACCGGCCGTACGCGTCGCAGGTGTCGGCGGTCGGCACCTCGAAGTCGTAGGTCTCGTACCCGCAGTACGGCTGGGTCTTGCGCAGGTCGTGCGGCAGTCCGGCGGAGCGCACGATGGGCCCGGTGGCGCCGGTTGCCATACAGCCGGCCAGGTCGAGGTAGCCGATGCCTTCCATCCGGCCCTTGAAGACCGGGTTGCCGGTGGCGAGCTTGTCGTACTCGCCGATGTTCTTGCGCATCGTCTTCACGAACTCGCGCACCCGGTCGACCGCGCCCGGGGGCAGGTCCTGGGCGAGGCCGCCGGGCCGGATGTAGGCGTGGTTCATCCGCAGGCCGGTGATCAGCTCGTAGAGGTCGAGGATGAGTTCACGGTCGCGGAAGCCGTAGATCATGATCGTGGTGGCGCCCAGCTCCATCCCGCCGGTGGCGATCGCCACGAGGTGGGAGGACATCCGGTTGAGCTCCATCAGCAGCACGCGGAGGACGGTGGCCCGGTCGGGGACCTGGTCGGTGATCCCCAGCAGCTTCTCCACGGCGAGGCAGTAGGCCGTCTCGTTGAAGAAGGGGGTGAGGTAATCCATGCGCGTGACGAAGGTGGTGCCCTGCGTCCAGGTCCGGAATTCGAGGTTCTTCTCGATGCCGGTGTGCAGATAGCCGATGCCGCAGCGGGCCTCGGTGACGGTCTCGCCGTCGATCTCCAGGATCAGCCGGAGCACGCCGTGGGTGGAGGGGTGCTGCGGCCCCATGTTGACGATGATCCGCTCGTCGTCGGACCTCACGGCGGCTTCCGCGATCTCGTCCCAGTCGCCACCGGAGACGTTGTAGACGGTGCCCTCGGTGGTCTCCCGGGCCAGGGACTCCGTCGTGTCGAAGTCGCTGGAGGTGCGGTGGCCGTTCGGGGAGTGGGAGTGCGGTGCAGTAGTCATCAGCTGTACGACCTCCGCTGGTCGGGAGCCGGAATCTTGGCGCCCTTGTACTCGACGGGAATGCCCCCGAGGGGGTAGTCCTTGCGCTGCGGGAAGCCCTGCCAGTCATCGGGCATCATGATCCGGGTCAGCGCCGGATGGCCGTCGAAAACGATTCCGAAGAAGTCGTAGGTCTCGCGCTCGTGCCAGTCGTTGGTCGGATAGACCTCCACCAGCGAGGGCACGTGCGGGTCGGCGTCCGGGGCACAGACCTCCAGCCGGATCAGCCGGTTGTGGGTGATCGAGCGCAGGTGGTAGACGGCGTGCAGCTCGCGGCCGGTGTCGCCGGGGAATTGCACTCCGCTCACACCCGTGCACAGCTCGAAGCGCAGCGCCGGATCGTCGCGCAGGATCCTGGCGACCGCCGGCAGGTGGCTGCGCTCGATGTGGAAGGTCAGCTCGGCGCGGTCCACGACCGTCTTCTCGATGACGTTCTCGGGGACCAGGCCCTGTTCGTCGAGGGCGCCCTCCAGCTCGTCGGCGATCTCGTCGAACTCGCCGTAGCCTTCCGCGTCGCCGCGGGGCCCGCCGTACGGCCGGGTGCTCGCGCCGGGCAGCCGGACGGTCCGGACCAGGCCGCCGTAGCCGCTGGTGTCGCCGCCGTTGTCGGCGCCGAACATCCCGCGGCGGGTGGCGATCGCCTCGCCGGTGTCGTCGCGCTGCGCGGGGAGGGCGTCGTCCGTGCCGTTCTCACCGTTCGGCTCGCCGGGGTTCTTCTGCTCGCTCATCGCAGCAGCCCCTTCATCTCGATCAGCGGGAGTGCCTTGAGCGCCGCCTCCTCCGCCTCGCGGGCGGCCTGCTGCTGATTGACCCCGAGCTTGGTGTTCTGGATCTTCTGATGCAGCTTGAGGATGGCGTCCATCAGCATCTCGGGACGCGGCGGGCAGCCCGGCAGATAGATGTCGACGGGAACGATGTGGTCGACGCCCTGCACGATCGCGTAGTTGTTGAACATTCCGCCCGACGATGCGCAAACCCCCATGGAAATCACCCACTTCGGGTTCGGCATCTGGTCGTAGACCTGCCGCAGCACGGGAGCCATCTTCTGGCTCACCCGGCCGGCCACGATCATCAGATCCGCCTGCCGCGGGGAGCCGCGGAAGACCTCCATGCCGAAGCGGGCCAGGTCGTAGCGCCCGGCGCCGGTCGTCATCATCTCGATGGCGCAGCAGGCCAGCCCGAAGGTCGCGGGGAAGACCGATGATTTGCGCACCCAGCCCGCGGCCTGTTCGACAGTGGTCAGCAGAAAGCCGCTGGGCAGCTTCTCTTCCAGTCCCATGTGTGCCCCCTAGTCCCATTCCAGGCCGCCGCGACGCCAGACATAGGCGTAGGCGACGAAGACGGTGAGCGCGAAGAGGAGCATCTCGACGAGCCCGAACAGCCCCAGGGCGTCGAAGGTGACGGCCCAGGGGTAGAGGAAGACGATCTCGATGTCGAAGACGATGAAGAGCATCGCCGTCAGGTAGTACTTGATCGGGAAGCGACCGCCACCGGACGGATGTGGCGTCGGCTCGATTCCGCACTCGTACGCCTCGAGCTTGGCCCGGTTGTAGCGCCTGGGCCCGACGAGGGTGGCCATCACGACGGAGAAGATCGCAAAGCCTGCCCCGAGGGCTCCCAGTACGAGGATGGGCGCGTAAGCGTTCACCGTCCTCGCTCCCTTCAGTCGACGATGACTGGATGGCGGTCCGCTCGGGCCCTCCGGCTGCCCCATGGAGATCGCGCACATGTGAGGCAGTTCACAAGCCCGAACCGCCTGCATCTTATGCCCGCCGGTCTGTGATCTGCGACACGGGAGTGACGAACGCCTTTGTGATCTCCACCACCCGGCGAAGGATCATGAAGTCGGATGAGCGGTGATCTTCATACGCGAAGCGCGCGAGTGATCACGAGAGGTGACATTCACCTGGGTTACCGCTGGTCAGGGCGGGGTTGCCACTATCAAGTGGATGCCGCTACAGGCAAATTGGCGCCGGACGCGGCCAACTGCTATATGCGCGCGGCCCATAGGCGTGACCCGCTCGTGACCTGACCGTGATCACCGGTACGTGCATCGGTTCACGAGCGCCCCGGCTGACGTCAGGTCACGGGAACATAACGGACACTCAAGAGTGACCTATCCCACGCTATTTCCAGCACTAAGTGCTTGACGCCCGGGAAGTCTTGGCGTGGCGGATGGGGAAGTGGTAGGCCCCCGCCGCCCCCGCATCGAGCAGCAAATGCCATGCGTAGGAACATGATCGCGAAATTCGGACATCCCGTCGCCGGCTCTCAGGGCGACCAAAAGTCCGTTTTATTCGCCGCGTACACGTCAAGTGTGGCGCACTGCACCTTTCTTGGCAGCAACCTGCGGCTCCTGATAGCCGTTATTGCCATGTCCCCGAACGCACTCATACCCAGCCACCGGAAGCCCCGCCGTCCTTCCGCGTCCTCGCGGGCGCTGCGCGCGGGCGTGACCGGTGGCTTCCTCACCCTTGCGGTGACCGGCGCCACCGTGCCGGCCAACGCCGCGGAGAAGCCCGTCTCCGAAACCCAGGAGATGCCGACGATCACGACGGCGCTGGCCACCAGCGCCGCCAGGAGCGCCGACACCGCCGAGCAGGTCGCGTTCAACTACGAGCGCCAGGCTCTCCAGGACAGTGCCTTCTCCAAGGCCGCCAAGGCCGCCGAGAAGGACAAGGCCGAGGCCGTGAAGAAGGCCAAGGCCGAGGCGAAGAAGAAGGCCGAGGAAGCCCGTAAGGCCAAGGAGGCCGCGCAGGCCCGTGCCTCGCGCTCCTCCGAGCGTTCGACGCTGTCCGCCCCCTCGTCCAGCGCCACCGGCAGCACGGCCACGCTGGTCTCCTTCCTGAAGGCGCAGCTCGGCAAGGCCTACGTGCTGGGCTCCAGCG
This portion of the Streptomyces sp. 2114.4 genome encodes:
- the nuoE gene encoding NADH-quinone oxidoreductase subunit NuoE — encoded protein: MPALPAPDYPVDVRARLEADAKEVIARYPGARSALLPLLHLVQAEEGHVTRTGIRFCAEMLDLTTAEVTAVSTFYSMYRRKAGGDYQVGVCTNTLCAVMGGDAIFEDLKEYLAVGNGETTEDGAVTLEHIECNAACDFAPVVMVNWEFFDNQTPQSARQLVDDLRAGRSVAPTRGAPLCTFKDTARMLAGFPDERPGAVEATGGAGPASLIGLRLAKGEAVPGRGTDHVIAPRTAETTDATGGEPPSGHPAEEPPAGHPSSHDAPQQTSASDDQHPAGPAAEEGE
- a CDS encoding NADH-quinone oxidoreductase subunit D; this encodes MTTAPHSHSPNGHRTSSDFDTTESLARETTEGTVYNVSGGDWDEIAEAAVRSDDERIIVNMGPQHPSTHGVLRLILEIDGETVTEARCGIGYLHTGIEKNLEFRTWTQGTTFVTRMDYLTPFFNETAYCLAVEKLLGITDQVPDRATVLRVLLMELNRMSSHLVAIATGGMELGATTIMIYGFRDRELILDLYELITGLRMNHAYIRPGGLAQDLPPGAVDRVREFVKTMRKNIGEYDKLATGNPVFKGRMEGIGYLDLAGCMATGATGPIVRSAGLPHDLRKTQPYCGYETYDFEVPTADTCDAYGRFLIRLEEMRQSLRIVEQCLDRLEPGPVMVADKKIAWPAQLALGPDGLGNSLDHIKKIMGTSMEALIHHFKLVTEGFRVPPGQTYAAVESPKGELGVHAVSDGGTRPYRVHFRDPSFTNLQAMAAMCEGGQVADVIVAVASIDPVMGGVDR
- a CDS encoding NADH-quinone oxidoreductase subunit C, giving the protein MSEQKNPGEPNGENGTDDALPAQRDDTGEAIATRRGMFGADNGGDTSGYGGLVRTVRLPGASTRPYGGPRGDAEGYGEFDEIADELEGALDEQGLVPENVIEKTVVDRAELTFHIERSHLPAVARILRDDPALRFELCTGVSGVQFPGDTGRELHAVYHLRSITHNRLIRLEVCAPDADPHVPSLVEVYPTNDWHERETYDFFGIVFDGHPALTRIMMPDDWQGFPQRKDYPLGGIPVEYKGAKIPAPDQRRSYS
- a CDS encoding NADH-quinone oxidoreductase subunit B family protein codes for the protein MGLEEKLPSGFLLTTVEQAAGWVRKSSVFPATFGLACCAIEMMTTGAGRYDLARFGMEVFRGSPRQADLMIVAGRVSQKMAPVLRQVYDQMPNPKWVISMGVCASSGGMFNNYAIVQGVDHIVPVDIYLPGCPPRPEMLMDAILKLHQKIQNTKLGVNQQQAAREAEEAALKALPLIEMKGLLR
- a CDS encoding NADH-quinone oxidoreductase subunit A, which produces MNAYAPILVLGALGAGFAIFSVVMATLVGPRRYNRAKLEAYECGIEPTPHPSGGGRFPIKYYLTAMLFIVFDIEIVFLYPWAVTFDALGLFGLVEMLLFALTVFVAYAYVWRRGGLEWD
- a CDS encoding C40 family peptidase, with product MSPNALIPSHRKPRRPSASSRALRAGVTGGFLTLAVTGATVPANAAEKPVSETQEMPTITTALATSAARSADTAEQVAFNYERQALQDSAFSKAAKAAEKDKAEAVKKAKAEAKKKAEEARKAKEAAQARASRSSERSTLSAPSSSATGSTATLVSFLKAQLGKAYVLGSSGPSSYDCSGLTQAAFNQIGIDLPRVSQDQSTAGKQVGLDNLQVGDILYWGSAGSAYHVGVYVGDGKFIGAQNSSTGIVERPLDYDMPTGAVRVL